In a single window of the Biomphalaria glabrata chromosome 13, xgBioGlab47.1, whole genome shotgun sequence genome:
- the LOC106071888 gene encoding E3 ubiquitin-protein ligase MIB2-like gives MAVELGMRVVRGPDWKWGNQDNGEGHVGTIVEIGRPGSQTSPDKTVVVQWDSGARTNYRIGYQGAYDLRIYDNAPCGVKHPNIICDTCRVQGILGMRWKCSKCRDFDLCMMCYMSDKHDLTHTFFRYDNSNSKGVKVPKRRDSQNQKVLAQGIYAGAKVCRGPDWDWANQDGGEGKVGRVTDIRGWDNESGRSVAHVIWSSGSTNVYRMGHKGKVDLKYIHATPSGQYYRDHLPVLGEHVESEVPGVHSQFKVGDKVKCDLDVEILKQMQEGHGGWNPRMADYISKIGTVHRITDRGDVRVQYEGCANRWTFHTEALTKVIMFHPEDFVKISDNLQLVKELQAGHGEWTDVMKNTLGKIGIVKKVYVDGDLRVAVANQEWTFNPLCCTLVPHGAEEMNNTLGSGHDQRAAMPAFTSILEQLAELRSSHGQETGPDRLVREAAQGHVEVVRDILSKYPDKVDQQSSGKTALQVASHQGHRDIVQLLLNAKASLEAKDEDGDTALHYSAFGNQPEVMRQLLEKRADVDSLNNGGCSTLHVAVNKQHQECVKVLLNWGCNVNIQDAYGDTALHDAIGKENPTIIELLVNYEKIDFRLKNKRGFNVLHHAALKGNVFATEKILQKCKDIVDIKKDDGFSSLHLAALNGHRDVAQTLLQFNADIEIRNNRQQTPLLLAVSQGHTAIIDLLVTRGANINVSDEDGDTCLHLALMRQTVATDKENSAVLTAIRTQLGMTEKEEQNGAAIACYLAQQGADLHHKNHHGKTPLEVISDPKIEEVIKQFATAFSIKHKNLSARQVRPVLRECAICDNKTSLVTFVPCGHTVVCTSCCVKMKKCIECKVLIDQKKTQDGQVVNPSDLATNSEEALLKRKLQELEDTINCPICMERHRNRVFQCGHATCGICAESLKNCPICRKQIRQKINLF, from the exons ATGGCTGTGGAATTGGGTATGCGAGTTGTTCGTGGACCAGATTGGAAGTGGGGCAACCAAGATAACGGAGAAGGCCATGTTGGCACCATTGTGGAAATTGGTAGGCCAGGCAGCCAGACGTCACCTGACAAAACTGTTGTTGTACAGTGGGATTCAGGTGCAAGAACCAATTACAGGATTGGCTATCAGGGAGCATATGATTTGCGTATTTATGATAATGCACCTTGTG GTGTGAAACATCCAAACATAATCTGTGATACCTGTCGTGTTCAAGGCATTCTGGGAATGCGGTGGAAATGTTCAAAGTGTCGTGACTTTGATCTATGCATGATGTGTTACATGAGCGACAAACATGACTTAACTCACACTTTTTTTAGATACGACAACAGCAACTCGAAAgg GGTGAAAGTACCCAAACGAAGAGACAGTCAAAATCAGAAGGTCCTAGCTCAGGGCATTTACGCTGGCGCCAAAGTGTGTAGGGGGCCTGATTGGGATTGGGCCAATCAAGATG GTGGAGAAGGCAAAGTGGGCAGAGTGACAGACATTCGAGGCTGGGATAACGAATCAGGTCGCAGTGTGGCTCACGTCATTTGGTCATCTGGCTCCACCAATGTCTACCGTATGGGGCACAAGGGCAAAGTAGATCTGAAGTACATCCATGCAACGCCATCTGGGCAATATTACAGAGACCATTTACCTGTTTTAG GTGAACATGTGGAATCTGAAGTCCCAGGTGTACATAGCCAGTTCAAGGTGGGAGACAAAGTGAAGTGTGACCTAGATGTTGAGATTCTGAAACAGATGCAAGAAGGTCATGGAGGTTGGAATCCTCGAATGGCAGAT TATATCTCAAAAATTGGGACTGTCCATCGTATCACTGACCGTGGAGATGTGAGAGTCCAGTATGAAGGCTGTGCCAATAGATGGACATTTCACACAGAAGCTCTAACTAAA GTTATAATGTTCCACCCAGAAGACTTTGTCAAAATCTCAGATAATCTTCAGTTGGTGAAAGAGCTACAGGCTGGACATGGTGAATGGACAGACGTaatgaaaaat aCCCTTGGAAAGATTGGCATAGTGAAAAAAGTCTACGTAGACGGAGATCTGAGGGTAGCTGTGGCCAACCAGGAGTGGACTTTTAATCCTCTTTGTTGTACACTGGTGCCTCACGGAGCAGAAGAAATGAACAATACGCTTGGTTCTGGCCATGATCAGAGAGCAGCCATGC CTGCTTTCACTTCAATATTGGAACAGCTAGCAGAGTTGCGGTCATCCCATGGTCAAGAAACAGGTCCAGATCGCCTAGTCAGAGAAGCTGCCCAAGGGCATGTTGAAGTTGTGAGGGATATTCTTTCCAAATATCCTGATAAG GTTGACCAACAGAGCTCCGGGAAAACTGCCCTCCAGGTAGCCAGTCACCAAGGCCATCGGGACATTGTACAGCTCCTTCTCAATGCCAAGGCCAGCCTTGAGGCCAAGGATGAGGATGGAGATACTGCTTTGCATTATTCTGCTTTTGG CAACCAGCCAGAGGTGATGAGACAGCTGTTGGAGAAAAGAGCTGATGTGGACTCGTTGAACAATGGCGGATGCAGCACTCTCCATGTAGCAGTCAACAAGCAGCATCAGGAGTGTGTCAAGGTGCTGCTCAACTGGGGCTGCAATGTCAACATTCAG GATGCCTATGGAGACACAGCGTTACATGACGCCATAGGCAAAGAGAATCCCACGATCATAGAACTTCTAGTCAACTACGAGAAAATAGATTTCCGGTTGAAGAACAAGAGAGGATTTAATGTTCTGCACCATGCCGCCCTGAAAGGAAATGTTTT TGCCACAGAGAAAATACTTCAGAAGTGTAAAGATATTGTTGACATCAAAAAGGATGATGGGTTCTCTTCCCTTCACCTGGCTGCTCTCAATGGTCATAGAGATGTCGCACAAACATTACTTCAG TTCAATGCTGACATAGAAATAAGAAACAACCGACAGCAGACCCCATTGTTGCTGGCAGTATCTCAAGGTCACACTGCCATCATAGATCTACTGGTAACACGGGGTGCCAATATCAACGTGTCCGACGAGGACGGTGACACGTGTCTCCACTTGGCCTTGATGAGACAAACAGTGGCCACTGACAAGGAGAACTCGGCTGTTCTCACTGCG ATCCGCACCCAGTTGGGAATGACAGAGAAAGAAGAACAGAATGGTGCTGCTATAGCCTGCTACCTGGCCCAGCAAGGAGCAGACTTGCACCATAAGAACCACCATGGCAAGACTCCCTTGGAGGTGATCAGTGACCCAAAGATAGAGGAGGTCATCAAACAGTTTGCCACAGCGTT ttCCATCAAACATAAAAATCTCTCTGCCAGACAAGTCAGGCCAGTGCTGAGAGAGTGTGCCATTTGTGACAACAAGACCTCCCTGGTGACCTTTGTCCCCTGTGGTCACACGGTAGTGTGTACCAGCTGCTGCGTCAAGATGAAGAAATGCATTGAGTGTAAAGTTTTGATTGACCAAAAGAAAACACAAG ATGGTCAAGTGGTCAACCCGTCTGACTTAGCCACAAACTCAGAAGAAGCATTGTTGAAGAGGAAATTGCAGGAACTTGAAGACACCATCAACTGCCCCATCTGTATGGAGAGACATAGGAACAGGGTGTTCCAGTGTGGTCATGCAACCTGTGGCATCTGCGCAGAATCCCTCAAGAACTGCCCCATCTGTAGGAAACAAATCCGACAGAAAATCAATTTGTTTTGA